Proteins encoded within one genomic window of Mycolicibacterium aubagnense:
- a CDS encoding bifunctional RNase H/acid phosphatase: protein MKVLVEADGGSRGNPGPAGYGAVVFSADRSEVLAESSASIGVATNNIAEYRGLIAGLEAAAELGADDVAVSMDSKLVVEQMSGRWRVKHPDLIVLNREAVALARRFGRVSYTWIPRAQNSHADRLANEAMDAAAGPPATSGPEPKAAAAQPSPPGWTGAVGAPTRFLLLRHGQTELSVHRRYSGRGNPPLTDVGREQAASAAAYIAGIEGVSAVISSPLQRALDTAKAAADVLGLDVTVDEDLIETDFGAWEGLTFGEAAKRDPELHGRWLGDTSVAPPGGESFDAVTHRIRRARNRIIAEHGATTVLVVSHVTPIKTILRQALDAGPGILYRLHLDLASLSIAEFFGDGGSAVRLVNQTAYL, encoded by the coding sequence GTGAAAGTTCTGGTCGAAGCCGACGGCGGATCGCGCGGCAATCCGGGGCCCGCCGGCTATGGCGCTGTGGTGTTTTCGGCCGACCGGTCCGAGGTGCTGGCCGAGAGCAGCGCCTCCATCGGAGTGGCGACCAACAACATCGCCGAGTACCGCGGCCTGATCGCGGGTCTGGAAGCCGCGGCGGAGTTGGGGGCCGATGACGTTGCGGTGTCCATGGATTCGAAGCTGGTGGTCGAGCAGATGTCCGGCCGCTGGCGGGTCAAGCATCCGGACCTGATCGTGTTGAACCGGGAGGCGGTGGCGTTGGCCCGGCGGTTCGGGCGGGTGAGCTACACGTGGATTCCGCGAGCGCAGAATTCACATGCCGACCGGCTGGCCAACGAGGCCATGGATGCGGCCGCGGGGCCGCCGGCGACATCGGGTCCCGAACCGAAAGCCGCTGCGGCACAACCGTCGCCACCGGGCTGGACCGGTGCCGTTGGCGCGCCGACGCGGTTCCTGCTGCTCCGGCACGGGCAGACCGAACTGTCGGTGCATCGCCGGTACTCGGGCCGGGGAAACCCTCCGCTGACCGACGTGGGTCGTGAGCAGGCCGCATCGGCCGCCGCGTATATCGCTGGTATCGAAGGAGTCTCAGCGGTGATCAGCTCACCGCTGCAGCGGGCGCTGGACACCGCGAAGGCGGCCGCGGATGTGCTCGGCCTTGACGTCACCGTGGACGAGGACCTGATCGAGACCGACTTCGGTGCCTGGGAAGGCCTGACATTCGGCGAGGCGGCGAAACGGGATCCAGAGTTGCACGGCCGCTGGCTGGGGGACACCAGCGTGGCTCCGCCTGGAGGTGAGAGCTTCGACGCGGTGACCCACCGGATTCGGCGGGCCCGCAACCGAATCATCGCCGAGCACGGCGCGACGACGGTACTCGTGGTCTCGCATGTCACTCCGATCAAGACAATCCTGCGGCAGGCGCTCGATGCCGGCCCGGGGATTCTGTACCGGCTGCACCTGGACCTGGCGTCGCTGAGCATCGCCGAATTCTTCGGCGACGGTGGTTCCGCGGTGCGGTTGGTGAATCAGACCGCCTATCTGTAG
- a CDS encoding response regulator transcription factor: MTRRAMVTRLNQIDGHLRSVLNLPKINKATNLEQAIANSATTTEEVLFGDDGEGITLMPAVAQRLLMASLQAQVEARLISGDDSGATARSVIDSIRRLKAAPSVQALERQVCTELCHTIGFSSAVLSSIAPDKFIPVASHDTRGTGKPLPRSGCTAEQECVRFRRMVHAGRGDVPATDGFCEALGAAEYLVAPIVVEAKVVALVHMSRARGATADGDVDTLGLLLSVYSVVYERLLNSGRVEQLRISIVGAAARLAEEADRIAGTVVSLDADDDGAFATDAAVDAFTVALSNRERDVFARMVRGDSNAEIAHELVVSVETVKTHVKRILRKIGAANRLEAITLYMDAHSGFGEQAQ, encoded by the coding sequence ATGACGCGCCGTGCGATGGTGACCAGACTCAACCAGATCGACGGACACCTGCGCAGCGTGCTCAACCTGCCGAAGATCAACAAGGCGACCAACCTCGAGCAGGCCATCGCGAACTCGGCGACAACGACCGAGGAGGTCCTCTTCGGTGATGACGGCGAAGGAATCACCCTCATGCCGGCCGTCGCGCAGCGCCTGTTGATGGCGTCGTTGCAAGCGCAGGTCGAGGCGCGCCTGATCAGCGGTGACGACTCCGGTGCGACGGCGAGGTCGGTGATCGACAGTATCCGGCGGTTGAAAGCGGCACCGTCGGTGCAAGCGCTCGAGCGTCAGGTATGCACCGAGCTGTGCCACACCATCGGGTTCAGCAGCGCGGTGCTCTCGTCGATAGCACCCGACAAGTTCATTCCCGTGGCATCGCACGACACGCGTGGCACGGGAAAACCCTTGCCGCGCAGCGGCTGTACCGCCGAACAGGAATGTGTCCGGTTCCGGCGGATGGTCCACGCCGGCCGCGGCGACGTGCCGGCCACCGACGGCTTCTGCGAAGCTCTGGGTGCCGCGGAGTATCTGGTCGCGCCCATCGTCGTGGAAGCCAAGGTCGTGGCGCTGGTTCACATGTCGCGCGCCCGGGGCGCCACCGCCGACGGGGACGTCGACACGCTCGGGCTGCTGCTGTCGGTGTACTCGGTCGTCTACGAGCGACTGCTGAATTCCGGGCGGGTGGAACAGCTTCGGATATCGATCGTCGGAGCCGCCGCCCGGCTGGCCGAGGAAGCCGATCGGATTGCCGGAACGGTCGTGAGCCTGGACGCCGACGACGACGGCGCCTTCGCGACGGATGCGGCGGTCGATGCGTTCACGGTGGCCTTGTCCAACCGCGAGCGGGACGTGTTCGCCAGGATGGTGCGCGGTGACTCCAATGCGGAGATCGCCCACGAGCTCGTCGTCTCGGTGGAAACGGTCAAGACGCACGTGAAGCGAATCCTGCGCAAGATCGGCGCCGCCAATCGGCTGGAGGCCATCACGCTCTACATGGATGCGCATTCCGGATTTGGCGAGCAGGCGCAGTAG
- the cobC gene encoding Rv2231c family pyridoxal phosphate-dependent protein CobC produces the protein MEPGARYHGDQAVTPGMLDFAVNVRGAGPASWLAARLAVRLADLGSYPTSSDVDAARAAVAARHGRDLGEVALLAGGAEGFALLPLLQPRLAALIAPSFTEPEAVFDAAGVPVTQVVLEAPYRLAGATVPSDADLVIVGNPTNPTGVLHRRDEILALRAPGRILVVDEAFADAVPGEPESLAGQALSDVVVLRSLTKTWSLAGLRVGYALGAPDVLTRLTAQRPHWPLGTLQLEALKACSEPAAVAEAEAGAQRLAALRAEMAAGLSAAGFPVVEGVAPFVLFSVPDAELARKHLAEKGIAVRRCDTFFGLPDGHLRAAVRPEWPVLVEALQEVLW, from the coding sequence GTGGAACCCGGGGCGCGCTATCACGGCGATCAGGCTGTGACCCCCGGCATGCTCGACTTCGCGGTGAACGTCCGTGGCGCCGGCCCGGCCTCGTGGCTGGCCGCCCGGCTCGCCGTCCGGCTGGCGGATCTGGGTAGCTACCCGACCTCTTCAGATGTGGACGCGGCCCGCGCGGCCGTGGCGGCTCGACATGGCCGTGACCTGGGCGAAGTGGCGCTGCTCGCAGGTGGCGCCGAGGGGTTCGCGCTGCTGCCGCTGCTGCAGCCACGCCTGGCGGCGCTCATCGCGCCGTCGTTCACCGAACCCGAGGCTGTGTTCGACGCCGCGGGCGTACCGGTCACACAGGTGGTGCTGGAGGCGCCGTATCGGCTCGCCGGTGCCACGGTGCCGTCCGACGCCGACCTCGTGATTGTGGGCAATCCCACCAATCCGACCGGCGTCCTGCACCGCCGAGACGAGATCCTGGCGCTGCGGGCGCCTGGGCGCATCCTGGTTGTCGACGAGGCTTTCGCCGACGCGGTCCCCGGAGAACCGGAGTCACTGGCCGGCCAGGCGCTGTCCGACGTCGTGGTGCTGCGGAGCCTGACCAAGACCTGGTCGCTGGCCGGGCTGCGGGTCGGCTACGCGCTGGGCGCGCCCGATGTTCTGACCCGCCTGACCGCACAACGCCCGCACTGGCCGCTGGGCACCCTGCAGCTCGAGGCGCTGAAGGCCTGCAGCGAGCCGGCCGCGGTGGCGGAAGCCGAGGCTGGGGCACAGCGGCTGGCCGCGCTGCGCGCCGAGATGGCGGCGGGTTTGTCGGCGGCCGGGTTTCCCGTGGTCGAGGGCGTCGCGCCGTTCGTCCTGTTCTCGGTGCCGGATGCTGAGCTCGCCCGGAAGCACCTGGCGGAGAAGGGAATTGCGGTGCGCCGCTGCGACACGTTCTTCGGGCTGCCCGACGGCCACCTGCGCGCGGCGGTCCGCCCGGAGTGGCCGGTCCTGGTCGAGGCGCTACAGGAGGTGCTCTGGTGA
- a CDS encoding Nif3-like dinuclear metal center hexameric protein, with translation MSVPLRDVIAALDRAYPPALAHSWDSVGLVCGDPLEDVESVTVAVDATAAVAASVPDGGLLLAHHPLLLRGVDTVAADTGKGALIHSLIRRGAALFSAHTNADAAAPGVSDALAEALGLQVEEVLDPAEARADLDKWVLFVPHANADAVRDAMFAAGGGQIGDYSHCSWATMGVGQFLPNEGATPAIGIVGAIEQVAEDRVEVIAPSRLRRAVLTAMRAAHPYEEPAFDVLTLAPLPSDVGIGRICSLPAPEPLSAFASRVARGLPTTSWGVRASGDPDAMVSRVAVCGGAGDSLLDTVTRAGVDVYVTSDLRHHPADEHRRASDVALVDVAHWASEFPWCEQAAGALRAQFGDALPVRVSQIRTDPWNVEITC, from the coding sequence GTGAGTGTGCCGTTGCGTGACGTCATCGCGGCGCTGGACCGCGCGTACCCGCCGGCGCTCGCGCACAGTTGGGACTCGGTGGGGCTGGTGTGCGGTGACCCGTTGGAGGACGTGGAATCGGTGACCGTCGCGGTCGACGCGACCGCGGCCGTGGCGGCCTCGGTGCCCGACGGCGGGCTGCTGCTGGCACACCATCCGCTGCTGCTGCGCGGGGTCGACACCGTGGCTGCCGACACCGGCAAGGGCGCGCTGATCCACTCGCTGATCCGCCGCGGCGCAGCGCTGTTCAGCGCACACACGAATGCCGACGCGGCAGCACCGGGAGTGTCGGACGCCCTGGCCGAGGCGCTGGGCCTGCAGGTCGAGGAGGTGCTCGACCCTGCCGAGGCGCGTGCTGACCTGGACAAATGGGTTCTCTTCGTGCCCCATGCGAACGCCGACGCAGTCCGGGACGCGATGTTCGCCGCCGGTGGCGGGCAGATCGGCGACTACTCGCACTGCAGCTGGGCCACCATGGGTGTCGGCCAGTTCCTGCCGAACGAGGGCGCGACGCCGGCCATCGGCATCGTCGGTGCCATCGAGCAGGTGGCCGAAGACCGGGTCGAGGTGATCGCGCCGTCCCGGCTGCGGCGTGCGGTGCTGACGGCGATGCGCGCGGCCCACCCGTACGAGGAGCCGGCGTTCGACGTCCTCACCTTGGCGCCACTGCCATCGGATGTCGGGATCGGCCGCATCTGCTCGTTGCCGGCGCCGGAACCGCTGTCGGCCTTCGCTTCTCGCGTTGCGCGTGGCTTGCCAACCACATCGTGGGGGGTGCGGGCCTCGGGTGATCCGGACGCGATGGTGTCGCGGGTTGCGGTCTGTGGGGGCGCGGGTGACTCGCTGCTGGACACGGTGACCCGCGCCGGCGTCGACGTCTACGTGACGTCCGATCTGCGCCACCATCCGGCCGACGAGCACCGCCGCGCATCGGACGTGGCGCTGGTCGACGTGGCGCATTGGGCCAGTGAATTTCCGTGGTGCGAGCAGGCCGCCGGGGCCTTGCGTGCACAATTCGGTGATGCGTTGCCGGTGCGGGTCAGCCAGATCCGCACCGACCCCTGGAACGTCGAGATAACCTGCTGA
- a CDS encoding MlaE family ABC transporter permease, with product MVAIARTAAKPVTSLGGFFAMTFDTFVQMFQPPFAWHEYVTQTWFVARVSVLPALLLTMPFAVLLTFTFNILLTEFGAADFSGTGAAIGTVNQIGPIVTVLVVSGAGATAMCADLGARTIREELDALRVMGINPIRSLVVPRVLAATTVALALSATVILVGLTGAFLFCTTVQHVSPGAFVGGLNLLTGPGDIIVALIKATLFGMAAGLIACYKGTSVRGGPAGVGNAVNETVVFTFMVLFAINVIVTAVAIQYTVS from the coding sequence ATGGTAGCGATTGCGCGGACCGCGGCTAAGCCGGTCACCTCATTGGGCGGATTCTTCGCCATGACGTTCGACACTTTCGTGCAAATGTTCCAGCCGCCGTTCGCATGGCATGAATACGTCACGCAGACATGGTTTGTCGCGCGTGTGTCGGTGCTGCCCGCATTGCTGCTCACGATGCCGTTCGCGGTGCTGCTGACATTCACCTTCAACATTCTGCTGACCGAATTCGGCGCGGCCGACTTCTCCGGCACCGGCGCCGCTATCGGTACGGTGAATCAGATCGGCCCGATCGTCACGGTTCTTGTGGTGTCGGGCGCGGGCGCGACGGCGATGTGCGCCGACCTCGGGGCCCGGACCATCCGCGAAGAACTCGACGCGCTGCGCGTGATGGGTATCAACCCCATCCGGTCCCTGGTGGTGCCGCGCGTGCTGGCCGCCACCACCGTGGCCCTGGCCCTGTCCGCCACGGTGATCCTCGTCGGCCTGACGGGCGCGTTCCTCTTCTGCACCACGGTTCAGCACGTCTCGCCAGGCGCGTTCGTCGGCGGCCTGAACCTCCTGACCGGACCAGGGGACATCATCGTCGCGCTCATCAAGGCGACGCTGTTCGGCATGGCAGCCGGCCTGATTGCTTGTTACAAGGGCACTTCCGTGCGCGGCGGTCCCGCGGGCGTCGGCAACGCGGTCAACGAGACGGTCGTGTTCACCTTCATGGTGCTGTTCGCCATCAACGTCATCGTGACAGCTGTCGCGATCCAGTACACGGTGTCGTGA
- a CDS encoding zinc ribbon domain-containing protein, translating to MKAEVSQQRLLLEVAEVDAALTRLAHRSTHLVEQQRFDAVQAEHREANDRLAALSIAVEDLDAQVAKFESEIDAVRQRETRDQKLMDSGSVGAKQVAELQHELETLQRRQAALEEQQLEIMERREELQAEQAEELALIDALQGDLTSAQVERDNALVSIDESRKVAADRRVALLGSVAPELAEMYEKQRKQGGAGAGLLQGSRCGACRIDLDRGELSRISAAAPDDVLRCPECGVILVRVKDFRAGTGDL from the coding sequence ATGAAAGCTGAAGTGTCGCAACAACGTTTGTTGCTCGAGGTGGCCGAAGTGGACGCCGCGCTGACCCGTTTGGCGCACCGGTCGACGCATCTGGTCGAGCAGCAGCGCTTCGACGCCGTGCAGGCCGAGCACCGCGAAGCCAACGACCGGCTGGCGGCGCTGAGCATCGCCGTCGAAGATCTGGACGCGCAGGTGGCCAAGTTCGAGTCCGAGATCGACGCGGTTCGCCAGCGCGAGACCCGTGACCAGAAGCTGATGGACAGCGGTTCGGTCGGTGCCAAGCAGGTGGCCGAGCTGCAACACGAGCTGGAGACACTGCAGCGCCGGCAGGCCGCGCTCGAGGAGCAGCAGCTGGAGATCATGGAGCGCCGCGAAGAACTTCAGGCCGAGCAGGCCGAGGAGCTCGCGCTGATCGACGCGCTGCAGGGTGATCTGACCTCGGCGCAGGTGGAGCGCGACAACGCACTCGTGTCCATCGACGAGTCCCGCAAGGTGGCGGCCGACCGCCGCGTGGCGCTGTTGGGCTCGGTGGCCCCGGAGCTCGCCGAGATGTACGAGAAGCAGCGCAAGCAGGGCGGCGCCGGCGCCGGGTTGCTGCAGGGCAGCCGGTGCGGAGCCTGCCGCATCGACCTGGATCGCGGTGAGCTGTCCCGGATTTCCGCGGCCGCTCCCGACGACGTGCTGCGTTGTCCCGAGTGTGGGGTGATTCTGGTGCGGGTCAAGGACTTCCGCGCCGGGACCGGAGATCTGTGA
- a CDS encoding HAD-IA family hydrolase: MTPQLVLFDLDGTLTDSAAGIVASFRHALDSIGAAQMCGALPDDDLARKIVGPPMHVTLGSLGLGEKADDAIAAYRADYTTRGWSMNRMFDGIEDLLADLRAAGVRLAVATSKAEPTAQRIVEHFGIDEHFEVVAGASIDGVRSAKADVVAHALAQLAPVPERVLMVGDRSHDVHGAAHHGIDTVVVDWGYGAADFTEDSTVRRVATVDELREVLGV, from the coding sequence GTGACCCCGCAGTTGGTGCTATTCGACCTCGACGGGACGCTGACCGACTCCGCCGCGGGCATCGTCGCCAGCTTCCGCCACGCGCTCGACTCGATCGGCGCCGCCCAGATGTGTGGCGCACTGCCCGACGACGACTTGGCCAGAAAGATCGTCGGCCCGCCGATGCATGTGACGCTGGGCTCGCTGGGCCTGGGCGAGAAGGCCGACGACGCCATCGCCGCCTACCGTGCCGACTACACCACCCGCGGCTGGTCCATGAACCGCATGTTCGACGGCATCGAAGACCTGCTGGCCGACCTGCGGGCCGCCGGGGTACGTCTGGCCGTCGCGACGTCGAAGGCCGAGCCGACGGCACAGCGCATCGTCGAGCACTTCGGTATCGACGAACACTTCGAGGTCGTCGCCGGCGCCAGCATCGACGGCGTCCGCTCGGCCAAGGCCGACGTCGTCGCGCACGCGCTGGCCCAGCTGGCCCCGGTGCCCGAACGGGTCCTGATGGTCGGTGACCGGTCGCATGACGTCCACGGCGCGGCGCATCACGGCATCGACACCGTCGTCGTCGACTGGGGTTACGGCGCGGCCGACTTCACTGAGGACTCGACAGTCCGGCGCGTCGCCACCGTCGATGAGCTACGGGAGGTGCTGGGTGTCTAG
- a CDS encoding LuxR C-terminal-related transcriptional regulator, with translation MNALRHAVDSLRGTSSRETIRSAMALLCRDFGFTRVMVSTVREHDWLPRHLHGRAATSGSFQGFPIGVPVRFEDSQAEAALIHGRHGVVVSRPTASARRDYLAAPITVGGNVIGMLHVDFPDAPDTTVMAQFDLLEAFAECLAVLYERAVLEEKVSRQRVEVDKLCATMDQLMTRPLLDGATSSGAGVPDAVGAPASDGAAAPELTAREREVMSYVATGATNRDIARCLLISEGTVKSHLKRIAEKFNTTNRAAALATYLAMDAGVGSGRPR, from the coding sequence GTGAACGCCCTCCGTCACGCCGTCGATTCCCTGCGTGGCACGTCGTCGCGGGAGACCATCAGGAGCGCGATGGCGTTGTTGTGCCGGGACTTCGGATTCACTCGGGTGATGGTCTCGACGGTCCGCGAGCACGACTGGCTGCCGCGGCATCTGCATGGCCGTGCCGCGACATCGGGTTCCTTCCAGGGCTTCCCGATCGGTGTGCCCGTCCGGTTCGAGGATTCCCAGGCCGAAGCCGCCCTGATCCATGGCCGACACGGAGTCGTCGTGTCCCGCCCGACCGCGTCGGCACGTCGCGATTACCTCGCGGCGCCGATCACCGTGGGCGGCAACGTGATCGGGATGCTGCATGTCGACTTCCCGGATGCCCCCGACACCACCGTCATGGCTCAGTTCGATCTGCTCGAAGCGTTCGCGGAATGTTTGGCAGTGCTCTACGAGCGGGCCGTTCTCGAAGAGAAGGTGTCGCGGCAGCGCGTCGAGGTCGACAAGCTCTGTGCCACAATGGATCAACTCATGACGCGACCGCTGCTGGACGGTGCGACGTCGTCAGGTGCGGGTGTCCCGGACGCTGTGGGCGCGCCGGCGAGCGATGGCGCCGCGGCGCCTGAGCTCACTGCGCGCGAGCGGGAGGTCATGTCCTACGTGGCGACTGGTGCCACCAACCGGGACATCGCGCGGTGCCTGCTGATCTCCGAGGGCACCGTGAAGTCGCACCTCAAACGCATCGCCGAGAAGTTCAACACCACCAACCGGGCGGCCGCCCTCGCGACGTACCTGGCGATGGACGCCGGCGTGGGGAGCGGACGACCACGATGA